A part of Solea solea chromosome 8, fSolSol10.1, whole genome shotgun sequence genomic DNA contains:
- the gck gene encoding hexokinase-4 isoform X2, with protein sequence MFGRTLRNLRCDMMEKVNQILSEFQLKKEELKEIMKRMQQEIERGLRVETHEEASVKMLPTYVCSTPEGSEVGDFLALDLGGTNIRVMLVIVGEDEESKWRVETKNQMYSIPEDAMTGTAEMLFDYVAECMSDFLDKHHIKHKKLPLGFTFSFPVRHEDIDKGILINWTKGFKASGAEGNNIVGLLRDAIKRRGDFEMDVVAMVNDTVATMISCYYEDRSCEVGMIVGTGCNACFMEEMRTVELVEGEEGHMCVNTEWGAFGDNGELEDFRLEYDRVVDETSINPGHQLYEKLISGKYMGELVRLVLLKLVNEDLLFNGEASELLKTRGSFETRYVSQVESDTGDRKQIYNILSSLGVLPSEMDCDIVRLVCESVSTRAAHMCGAGLAGVINRMRARRSLEALKITVGVDGSVYKLHPCFSDRFHKIVWDLTPHCEITFIQSEEGSGRGAALISAVACKMASCMK encoded by the exons ATGTTTGGCAGGACACTGAGGAATCTTCGTTGTGATATGATGGAAAAG GTCAATCAGATTCTGTCAGAGTTCCAACTGAAGAAGGAAGAGCTCAAAGAAATCATGAAGCGGATGCAGCAGGAAATTGAAAGAGGACTGCGTGTAGAGACACATGAGGAGGCCAGTGTCAAAATGCTTCCAACTTATGTGTGCTCGACCCCCGAGGGCTCAG AGGTTGGTGATTTCCTGGCTCTGGACCTGGGAGGAACAAACATCCGTGTCATGTTGGTCATTGTgggtgaggatgaggagagcAAATGGAGGGTGGAGACCAAGAACCAGATGTACTCCATTCCTGAAGATGCCATGACGGGGACCGCTGAAATG CTGTTTGACTACGTTGCAGAATGTATGTCAGACTTCTTGGACAAGCACCACATCAAGCACAAGAAGCTTCCTCTGGGTTTCACCTTCTCCTTTCCAGTACGACATGAGGACATTGACAAG GGAATTCTCATCAACTGGACCAAAGGGTTCAAAGCCTCTGGGGCAGAAGGGAACAACATTGTGGGTTTACTCAGAGATGCAATCAAGAGACGTGGA GACTTTGAGATGGATgtagttgccatggtgaatgaCACAGTAGCCACCATGATCTCCTGCTATTATGAAGATCGCAGCTGTGAAGTTGGAATGATTGTTG GGACTGGCTGTAACGCCTGCTTCATGGAGGAGATGAGGACTGTCGAGTTGGTAGAAGGGGAGGAGGGGCacatgtgtgtgaacacagagtGGGGAGCTTTCGGGGACAACGGGGAGCTGGAGGACTTCAGGCTGGAGTATGACAGGGTGGTGGACGAGACCTCGATTAACCCTGGACACCAGCT GTACGAGAAGCTGATCAGTGGGAAGTACATGGGGGAGCTGGTCAGACTTGTTCTGCTGAAGCTGGTGAACGAAGACCTGCTGTTTAATGGTGAAGCATCAGAGCTGCTGAAGACGCGTGGCAGCTTTGAGACACGTTACGTCTCACAGGTGGAGAG tGACACTGGTGACAGAAAGCAGATCTACAACATCCTGTCCTCACTGGGTGTTTTGCCATCAGAGATGGACTGTGATATTGTGCGTCTGGTCTGTGAGAGTGTTTCCACACGCGCCGCTCACATGTGCGGTGCAGGGCTCGCTGGTGTGATCAATAGAATGCGGGCGCGGCGCAGTCTGGAAGCCCTGAAGATCACGGTGGGGGTAGATGGATCTGTCTACAAGCTGCACCCCTG TTTCAGTGACAGGTTCCACAAAATCGTCTGGGACCTCACGCCTCACTGTGAGATCACCTTCATCCAGTCAGAGGAAGGGAGCGGACGGGGGGCAGCCCTTATCTCAGCAGTGGCCTGTAAGATGGCTTCATGCATGAAGTGA
- the gck gene encoding hexokinase-4 isoform X1 has protein sequence MLCVTSHVDQMVKKPYSYRSVFDKILMVNQILSEFQLKKEELKEIMKRMQQEIERGLRVETHEEASVKMLPTYVCSTPEGSEVGDFLALDLGGTNIRVMLVIVGEDEESKWRVETKNQMYSIPEDAMTGTAEMLFDYVAECMSDFLDKHHIKHKKLPLGFTFSFPVRHEDIDKGILINWTKGFKASGAEGNNIVGLLRDAIKRRGDFEMDVVAMVNDTVATMISCYYEDRSCEVGMIVGTGCNACFMEEMRTVELVEGEEGHMCVNTEWGAFGDNGELEDFRLEYDRVVDETSINPGHQLYEKLISGKYMGELVRLVLLKLVNEDLLFNGEASELLKTRGSFETRYVSQVESDTGDRKQIYNILSSLGVLPSEMDCDIVRLVCESVSTRAAHMCGAGLAGVINRMRARRSLEALKITVGVDGSVYKLHPCFSDRFHKIVWDLTPHCEITFIQSEEGSGRGAALISAVACKMASCMK, from the exons ATGCTGTGTGTCACCTCTCATGTTGACCAGATGGTGAAGAAGCCTTATAGCTACAGATCTGTGTTTGATAAAATCTTAATG GTCAATCAGATTCTGTCAGAGTTCCAACTGAAGAAGGAAGAGCTCAAAGAAATCATGAAGCGGATGCAGCAGGAAATTGAAAGAGGACTGCGTGTAGAGACACATGAGGAGGCCAGTGTCAAAATGCTTCCAACTTATGTGTGCTCGACCCCCGAGGGCTCAG AGGTTGGTGATTTCCTGGCTCTGGACCTGGGAGGAACAAACATCCGTGTCATGTTGGTCATTGTgggtgaggatgaggagagcAAATGGAGGGTGGAGACCAAGAACCAGATGTACTCCATTCCTGAAGATGCCATGACGGGGACCGCTGAAATG CTGTTTGACTACGTTGCAGAATGTATGTCAGACTTCTTGGACAAGCACCACATCAAGCACAAGAAGCTTCCTCTGGGTTTCACCTTCTCCTTTCCAGTACGACATGAGGACATTGACAAG GGAATTCTCATCAACTGGACCAAAGGGTTCAAAGCCTCTGGGGCAGAAGGGAACAACATTGTGGGTTTACTCAGAGATGCAATCAAGAGACGTGGA GACTTTGAGATGGATgtagttgccatggtgaatgaCACAGTAGCCACCATGATCTCCTGCTATTATGAAGATCGCAGCTGTGAAGTTGGAATGATTGTTG GGACTGGCTGTAACGCCTGCTTCATGGAGGAGATGAGGACTGTCGAGTTGGTAGAAGGGGAGGAGGGGCacatgtgtgtgaacacagagtGGGGAGCTTTCGGGGACAACGGGGAGCTGGAGGACTTCAGGCTGGAGTATGACAGGGTGGTGGACGAGACCTCGATTAACCCTGGACACCAGCT GTACGAGAAGCTGATCAGTGGGAAGTACATGGGGGAGCTGGTCAGACTTGTTCTGCTGAAGCTGGTGAACGAAGACCTGCTGTTTAATGGTGAAGCATCAGAGCTGCTGAAGACGCGTGGCAGCTTTGAGACACGTTACGTCTCACAGGTGGAGAG tGACACTGGTGACAGAAAGCAGATCTACAACATCCTGTCCTCACTGGGTGTTTTGCCATCAGAGATGGACTGTGATATTGTGCGTCTGGTCTGTGAGAGTGTTTCCACACGCGCCGCTCACATGTGCGGTGCAGGGCTCGCTGGTGTGATCAATAGAATGCGGGCGCGGCGCAGTCTGGAAGCCCTGAAGATCACGGTGGGGGTAGATGGATCTGTCTACAAGCTGCACCCCTG TTTCAGTGACAGGTTCCACAAAATCGTCTGGGACCTCACGCCTCACTGTGAGATCACCTTCATCCAGTCAGAGGAAGGGAGCGGACGGGGGGCAGCCCTTATCTCAGCAGTGGCCTGTAAGATGGCTTCATGCATGAAGTGA
- the myl7 gene encoding myosin regulatory light chain 2, atrial isoform, which yields MASKKASNKRQRGAQKSCSNVFSMFEQSQIQEFKEAFGCIDQDRDGVIKKQDLKETYAQLGKLNVQDEELEQMLNEGKGPLNFTVFLSLFGEKLNGTDPEETILAAFKLFDPNGTGFVNKDEFKRLLMTQADKFTPDEVDQAFSVAPIDPTGNIDYKSLCYIITHGDEKEES from the exons ATG GCAAGTAAGAAGGCCTCTAATAAGAGACAGAGGGGAGCACAGAAGTCCTGCTCCAATGTTTTCTCCATGTTTGAGCAGTCCCAGATACAAGAGTTCAAGGAG GCTTTTGGTTGTATTGACCAAGACAGAGATGGTGTTATTAAAAAACAAGACTTGAAGGAGACCTACGCACAGCTgg ggaagCTTAATGTCCAAGACGAGGAACTGGAGCAGATGTTGAATGAGGGGAAAGGTCCTCTCAACTTCACTGTGTTCCTGAGTCTTTTTGGGGAGAAACTCAATG gTACTGATCCTGAAGAAACCATACTTGCTGCCTTCAAACTTTTTGATCCAAACGGGACAGGCTTTGTTAATAAGGATGA GTTTAAGCGACTGCTGATGACCCAAGCTGATAAGTTCACACCAGATgag GTGGATCAGGCCTTCTCTGTCGCTCCCATTGACCCGACGGGTAACATTGACTACAAGTCACTGTGCTACATCATCACACATGGAGATGAGAAGGAGGAATCCTAA
- the agpat9l gene encoding glycerol-3-phosphate acyltransferase 3-like, translating into MEDVWAGALWALRVWLYLIVGLIMIPAMFGFSLGISETYMNILVKTLEWATLKIQRANTVERTLNVSASNSLIQRGNGSMEKELGELRRSRPKPPVGGDFTFSDCFYFTLKGIESIVEDEVTQRFTSEELVSWNLLTRTNDFQYISLKLTLVYGLGIFVRYCILAPLRITLALIGLSWLVIGTSAVGFLPNSSVKSWLSEWVHVMCYRICARGLSATIHYHNRENIPKKGGICVANHTSPIDVVILCNDACYAMVGQIHGGLMGVLQRAMVRSCPHVWFERAEMKDRHLVTKRLTDHVNDKTKLPILIFPEGTCVNNTSVMMFKKGSFEIGATIYPVAIKYDPKFGDAFWNSSKYSMVSYLLRMMTSWALVCNVWYLPAMHQQEGEDAVQFANRVKSAIAHQGGLLDLQWDGGLKRAKVKETFKEQQQKEYSSMVVGDDSSSNSD; encoded by the exons ATGGAGGACGTATGGGCCGGAGCCCTCTGGGCACTGAGGGTCTGGCTGTACCTCATTGTCGGCCTCATCATGATTCCAGCCATGTTCGGCTTCTCACTGGGCATTTCTGAAACATATATGAACATTCTTGTCAAAACACTAGAG TGGGCCACTCTGAAGATACAGAGGGCGAACACAGTCGAACGGACACTGAACGTCTCCGCATCAAACA gtcttATACAGAGGGGAAATGGCTCCATGGAGAAAGAGTTGGGGGAACTCAGACGCAGTCGTCCCAAGCCACCAGTCGGTGGTGATTTTACATTCAgtgactgtttttatttcactctaAAAGGAATTGAGAGCATTGTAGAGGATGAG gtgacGCAGCGTTTCACGTCCGAGGAACTGGTGTCCTGGAACTTACTAACTCGCACCAACGATTTCCAGTACATCAGCCTGAAGCTGACACTGGTTTACGGCCTCGGCATCTTTGTGAGATACTGCATCCTTGCCCCACTCAG GATAACACTGGCACTTATTGGCCTAAGCTGGTTGGTCATAGGAACATCGGCAGTGGGATTTCTTCCAAACTCAAG CGTTAAGTCGTGGCTCAGTGAATGGGTCCATGTGATGTGCTACAGAATCTGTGCTCGAGGACTCTCTGCCACTATTCACTATCACAACAG GGAAAACATACCTAAAAAAGGGGGAATCTGTGTTGCCAATCACACCTCTCCTATCGATGTTGTGATTCTCTGCAACGATGCATGTTATGCCATG GTGGGACAAATCCATGGAGGCTTGATGGGAGTTTTGCAGAGAGCCATGGTGAGGTCCTGTCCTCATGTCTGGTTTGAGAGAGCAGAGATGAAGGATCGCCACCTAGTGACCAAAAG GTTGACGGATCATGTGAATGACAAGACAAAGCTTCCCATATTAATATTTCCAGAGG GGACCTGTGTCAACAACACATCTGTGATGATGTTTAAAAAAGGGAGTTTTGAAATAGGAGCAACAATATATCCAGTAGCCATTAAG tatgACCCAAAGTTTGGAGATGCTTTCTGGAACAGTTCCAAGTACAGCATGGTCAGTTACCTGCTGAGGATGATGACCAGCTGGGCCCTTGTCTGTAATGTCTGGTACCTGCCAGCCATGCATCAACAG GAGGGGGAAGACGCTGTCCAGTTTGCCAACAGAGTGAAGTCAGCCATCGCTCACCAGGGGGGACTTTTAGATCTTCAATG GGACGGAGGCCTGAAGAGAGCAAAGGTGAAGGAGACGtttaaagagcagcagcagaaagagtACAGCAGCATGGTGGTGGgagacgacagcagcagcaatagcGACTGA